Proteins from a single region of Streptomyces sp. HUAS 15-9:
- a CDS encoding HelD family protein — protein sequence MAAQAQQSAVGSVHDEVHDSVRDREISVEQEHLDRVYRRLEEKIHEAEFLMNDAAKRGQVGTPGALAERDAQVFRAGIHLNRLNNEFEDFLFGRIDLLLGKDGKKGPDGAYTAVEPAEGAVRADNTADIAETLHVGRIGVLDSDYAPLVIDWRAPAAAPFYRSTPVDPGRVVRRRVIRSKGRRVLGVEDDLMRPELTAFLDGDELPAIGDGALMAALGQARSHTMRDIVASIQAEQDLVIRAPAASVTYVEGGPGTGKTAVALHRAAYLLYQDRRRYSGGILIVSPTPLLVAYTEGVLPSLGEEGQVAIRAIGSLVDGVGATLYDSPSVARAKGSYRMLKVLRKAARGALELGPGGAGSGAARPRPADSGQLAFGDEGADAAESASAGPPTLLRVVAFGRRLELAAAELERIRRNALGGTAPVNLLRPRARRLLLDALWAQSGGAGRHSDPELAAELRSSFDEDVTSEDSFIRFLDAWWPELTPRAVLSAMADERRLGRWARRILNPGEVRRVARSLRRDGHSVHDIAMLDELQAVLGAPARPKKRRELDPLDQLTGLEELMPVREESQRERAERLAQERTEYAHVIVDEAQDLTPMQWRMVGRRGRHATWTVVGDPAQSSWSDPDEAAEARDEALGTRPRRRFELTVNYRNPAEIAELAAKVLALAMPGSKSPSAVRSTGVEPRFTVVRGSLDKTVRAAAERLLDQVDGTVGVVVAMNRREEAARWLAGLGDRVVALGSLEAKGLEYDATVVVSPAEIADESPAGLRVLYVALTRATQQLTVVSGDRDVPDAYGVPDLLRD from the coding sequence GTGGCCGCTCAGGCTCAACAATCTGCGGTCGGCTCGGTTCACGACGAAGTACACGACTCCGTACGGGACCGAGAGATCAGCGTCGAACAGGAACACCTCGACCGGGTGTACCGGCGCCTCGAGGAGAAGATCCACGAGGCCGAGTTCCTGATGAACGACGCGGCCAAGCGCGGCCAGGTCGGCACGCCCGGCGCGCTCGCCGAGCGGGACGCCCAGGTCTTCCGGGCCGGCATCCACCTCAACCGGCTCAACAACGAGTTCGAGGACTTCCTCTTCGGACGCATCGACCTGCTGCTCGGCAAGGACGGCAAGAAGGGGCCCGACGGCGCCTACACCGCGGTCGAGCCGGCGGAGGGCGCGGTGCGCGCCGACAACACCGCCGACATCGCCGAGACGCTGCACGTCGGCCGCATCGGTGTCCTCGACAGTGACTACGCCCCGCTGGTCATCGACTGGCGGGCGCCCGCCGCCGCCCCCTTCTACCGCTCCACCCCGGTCGACCCGGGACGGGTCGTACGGCGCCGGGTCATCCGCTCCAAGGGGCGCCGGGTGCTCGGTGTCGAGGACGACCTGATGCGCCCCGAGCTCACGGCCTTCCTCGACGGCGACGAACTGCCCGCCATCGGCGACGGCGCTCTGATGGCCGCGCTCGGCCAGGCCCGCAGCCACACCATGCGGGACATCGTCGCCTCCATCCAGGCCGAGCAGGACCTGGTCATCCGGGCCCCCGCCGCCTCCGTGACCTACGTCGAGGGCGGCCCGGGGACCGGAAAGACCGCCGTGGCGCTGCACCGGGCGGCCTACCTCCTCTACCAGGACCGGCGCCGGTACTCGGGCGGCATCCTGATCGTCTCGCCGACCCCGCTGCTCGTGGCGTACACCGAGGGCGTGCTGCCCTCCCTCGGCGAGGAGGGCCAGGTAGCCATCCGGGCGATCGGCTCGCTGGTCGACGGCGTCGGGGCCACCTTGTACGACTCCCCGTCCGTGGCCCGGGCCAAGGGCTCGTACCGCATGCTGAAGGTGCTGCGTAAGGCGGCCCGGGGCGCGCTGGAGCTGGGGCCGGGCGGTGCGGGATCCGGTGCCGCGCGTCCGCGCCCCGCCGACTCCGGGCAGCTCGCCTTCGGTGACGAGGGCGCCGACGCGGCGGAAAGTGCTTCCGCCGGCCCGCCCACCCTGCTGCGGGTCGTGGCCTTCGGGCGCCGGCTGGAGCTGGCTGCGGCCGAGCTGGAACGTATCCGCCGTAACGCCCTGGGCGGCACCGCGCCCGTCAATCTGCTCCGCCCGCGCGCCCGCAGGCTGCTCCTCGACGCCCTGTGGGCGCAGTCCGGCGGGGCCGGCCGGCACTCCGACCCGGAGCTGGCCGCCGAGCTGCGCTCGTCCTTCGACGAGGACGTCACCTCCGAGGACAGCTTCATCCGGTTCCTCGACGCGTGGTGGCCCGAGCTCACCCCCAGGGCCGTGCTCTCGGCCATGGCGGACGAGCGGCGGCTGGGCCGCTGGGCCCGCCGCATCCTCAACCCCGGCGAGGTGCGCAGGGTCGCCCGGTCGCTGCGGCGCGACGGCCACTCCGTGCACGACATCGCCATGCTCGACGAGCTCCAGGCCGTCCTCGGCGCACCGGCCCGCCCGAAGAAGAGACGCGAGCTGGACCCGCTCGACCAGCTCACCGGTCTGGAGGAGCTGATGCCCGTACGCGAGGAGTCGCAGCGGGAGCGGGCCGAGCGGCTGGCGCAGGAGCGCACCGAGTACGCGCATGTCATCGTCGACGAGGCCCAGGACCTCACGCCGATGCAGTGGCGCATGGTGGGCCGCCGCGGCCGGCACGCCACCTGGACGGTCGTCGGCGACCCGGCCCAGTCCTCCTGGTCCGACCCCGACGAGGCGGCCGAGGCCCGCGACGAGGCCCTGGGGACCCGCCCCCGCCGCCGCTTCGAGCTCACGGTGAACTACCGCAACCCGGCCGAGATCGCCGAGCTCGCCGCCAAGGTGCTCGCCCTGGCCATGCCCGGCTCGAAGTCCCCGTCGGCCGTACGGTCCACCGGGGTCGAACCGCGCTTCACGGTCGTCCGGGGCTCGCTGGACAAGACCGTACGGGCGGCGGCCGAACGGCTCCTCGACCAGGTCGACGGAACGGTCGGCGTGGTCGTCGCCATGAACCGGCGCGAGGAGGCCGCGCGCTGGCTCGCCGGGCTCGGCGACCGGGTGGTGGCGCTCGGCAGCCTGGAGGCGAAGGGCCTGGAGTACGACGCCACGGTGGTCGTCTCACCCGCGGAGATCGCCGACGAGTCACCGGCGGGCCTGCGGGTGCTCTACGTCGCCCTGACCCGGGCCACCCAGCAGCTGACGGTGGTCTCGGGCGACCGGGACGTGCCGGACGCGTACGGGGTGCCTGATCTGCTCAGGGACTGA
- a CDS encoding anti-sigma factor family protein yields MSGYGGHGGFSTGGPGMSGPMSPNQGSAVPNEHETVGAYALGILDDAEATAFEAHLAGCEWCAGQLDELAGMEPMLAALADLPGSGSTPAIGESLSAKPSPRLAEKLVVEVSDRRAVKRRRTMFMLAASAALIVGGPLAVLAASGGSDNNGNADMAMGPAQAAFQTMTDKKTATDPATHVTATVALEKKDWGTHAVLQLKNVTGPEKCSLIAVGKNGERETVTSWSVPNWGYGIANAKHEEAKNPLYVHGGAAFDPNQIDHFEVMTFDGKKLVNVDA; encoded by the coding sequence ATGAGTGGATACGGGGGACACGGCGGATTCAGCACGGGTGGTCCGGGTATGTCAGGACCCATGAGCCCCAATCAGGGATCTGCGGTGCCCAATGAGCACGAGACCGTGGGCGCCTACGCCCTCGGCATTCTGGACGACGCCGAAGCAACCGCTTTCGAGGCCCACCTCGCGGGTTGCGAATGGTGCGCCGGGCAGCTCGACGAGCTCGCCGGGATGGAGCCGATGCTGGCCGCGCTCGCGGACCTGCCGGGCTCCGGCAGCACACCCGCGATCGGCGAATCGCTGTCCGCCAAGCCCAGCCCACGGCTGGCGGAGAAGCTGGTCGTCGAGGTCTCGGACCGCCGCGCGGTCAAGCGCCGCCGGACCATGTTCATGCTCGCGGCATCCGCGGCGCTGATCGTCGGCGGCCCGCTGGCCGTGCTGGCGGCAAGCGGCGGCTCGGACAACAACGGCAACGCCGACATGGCGATGGGACCTGCCCAGGCGGCCTTCCAGACCATGACCGACAAGAAGACGGCCACGGACCCGGCGACCCATGTCACCGCGACCGTCGCCCTGGAGAAGAAGGACTGGGGCACCCACGCGGTCCTCCAGCTCAAGAACGTCACCGGCCCGGAGAAGTGCTCGCTCATCGCCGTCGGCAAGAACGGTGAACGGGAGACGGTGACCTCTTGGTCCGTCCCGAACTGGGGCTACGGCATCGCGAACGCCAAGCACGAAGAGGCCAAGAATCCCCTCTACGTCCACGGCGGCGCCGCCTTCGACCCCAACCAGATCGACCACTTCGAGGTCATGACCTTCGACGGCAAGAAGCTCGTGAACGTAGACGCGTAG
- a CDS encoding sigma-70 family RNA polymerase sigma factor translates to MSQPSEPDEELMRALYREHAGPLLAYVLRLVAGDRQRAEDVVQETLIRAWKNAGQLNRATGSVRPWLVTVARRIVIDGHRSRQARPQEVDPSPLEVIPAEDEIDKALWLMTLSDALDDLTPAHREVLVETYFKGRTVNEAAETLGIPSGTVRSRVFYALRSMKLALEERGVTA, encoded by the coding sequence ATGTCCCAGCCCTCGGAGCCTGATGAGGAGCTGATGCGTGCCCTGTATCGGGAGCACGCCGGACCACTCCTTGCGTATGTCCTTCGGCTGGTCGCCGGTGATCGGCAGCGAGCAGAGGACGTCGTGCAAGAGACGCTCATCCGTGCCTGGAAGAACGCCGGCCAGCTCAATCGAGCGACCGGATCGGTACGCCCCTGGCTGGTGACGGTCGCACGCCGCATCGTCATCGACGGCCACCGCAGCCGGCAGGCCCGGCCGCAGGAGGTCGATCCGTCGCCGCTGGAGGTCATCCCCGCGGAGGACGAGATCGACAAGGCGCTGTGGCTGATGACGCTGTCTGACGCGCTCGACGACCTGACCCCGGCCCACCGGGAGGTCCTCGTCGAGACGTACTTCAAGGGGCGTACCGTCAACGAGGCGGCCGAGACGCTGGGTATACCCAGCGGCACTGTCCGTTCTCGGGTGTTCTACGCCCTTCGGTCGATGAAGCTGGCACTGGAGGAGCGGGGGGTGACGGCGTGA
- a CDS encoding CGNR zinc finger domain-containing protein, translating into MALGTASAPYELRFDAGRICLDLLSTSHPGERLDAVGPLRAWIVGSGLVPAGTALAHADAGWLAGFRELRGHVGLLVRGGLAADGRSYGPALGRLNEIARIAPPAPRAVRGEDGTLRRELDGPPGCGALLGAVARDAVELLTDPVVWAAVRECEGDNCPIVYLDTSRGRRRRWCSSEVCGNRERVARHRRRAALARA; encoded by the coding sequence ATGGCACTGGGTACGGCCTCGGCCCCGTACGAGCTGCGGTTCGACGCCGGGCGGATCTGCCTGGATCTTCTCTCGACGAGCCATCCCGGCGAACGGCTGGACGCGGTCGGGCCGTTGCGTGCCTGGATCGTCGGCTCCGGACTGGTCCCGGCGGGCACCGCGCTGGCGCACGCCGATGCCGGGTGGCTCGCGGGCTTCCGTGAACTGCGCGGGCACGTCGGGCTGTTGGTGCGGGGTGGGCTCGCGGCCGACGGACGGTCGTACGGGCCCGCGCTCGGCCGTCTCAACGAGATCGCCCGGATCGCGCCCCCGGCCCCGCGTGCCGTACGCGGTGAGGACGGCACGCTCAGGCGGGAGTTGGACGGCCCGCCCGGGTGCGGGGCGCTGCTCGGGGCCGTCGCCCGGGACGCCGTGGAGCTGCTCACCGATCCCGTCGTGTGGGCGGCCGTGCGGGAGTGCGAAGGGGACAACTGCCCCATTGTGTACCTGGATACGTCCCGGGGGCGTCGGCGCCGCTGGTGCTCCAGCGAGGTCTGCGGGAACCGTGAACGAGTGGCCCGGCACCGCCGGAGGGCGGCCCTCGCGCGAGCCTAG
- a CDS encoding anthrone oxygenase family protein — translation MRRRTTAGAVLGAATVTMGLIAGVFYIFACAVMPALHRSDDRVYVDVMRDINDVIQNPVFFLSFMGALVLTGVSAWQLRHASCTRWVWAGFAAYALTFLVTVAFNIPLNDALAKTGNASDLRDGFESAWVAWNAVRALLSTVALGCLARALVLYGRFSAAADNVSPSGGTPCS, via the coding sequence ATGCGACGGCGGACGACCGCCGGTGCCGTCCTGGGCGCGGCCACGGTCACCATGGGCCTGATCGCCGGGGTCTTCTACATCTTCGCCTGCGCGGTCATGCCCGCCCTGCACCGCAGCGACGACCGCGTCTATGTCGATGTCATGCGCGACATCAACGACGTGATCCAGAACCCCGTGTTCTTCCTGAGCTTCATGGGGGCACTGGTACTGACGGGCGTGTCGGCATGGCAGCTCCGGCACGCGTCCTGCACCCGGTGGGTGTGGGCGGGGTTCGCCGCGTACGCCCTGACGTTCCTCGTCACGGTCGCATTCAACATCCCGTTGAACGACGCACTGGCCAAGACCGGGAACGCGTCGGACCTGCGGGATGGGTTCGAGAGCGCGTGGGTGGCGTGGAACGCCGTACGGGCCCTGCTGTCGACGGTGGCACTGGGGTGCCTGGCGAGGGCGCTGGTGCTGTACGGGCGCTTCTCGGCAGCGGCCGACAATGTCAGCCCGTCTGGGGGTACCCCCTGCTCGTAG
- a CDS encoding uroporphyrinogen-III synthase translates to MYEEQQRPEHGPLAGFTVGVTAARRADELGALLQRRGASVLHAPALRIVPLADDGELLAATKEIIDQAPDVAVATTAIGFRGWIEAAEGWGLGEALLGRLRGVELLARGPKVKGAIRAAGLTEEWSPSSESMAEVLDRLLEEGVDGRRIAVQLHGEPLPGFVEALRAGGAEVLPVPVYRWMPPEDIGPVDRLIDAAVSRGLDALTFTSAPAAVSLLSRAEERGLLAELLTALNHDVLPACVGPVTALPLQARGIDTVQPERFRLGPLVQLLCQELPGRARSLPVAGHQMEIRGHAVLVDGALKPVPPAGMSLLRALSRRPGWVVARAELLRALPGTGRDEHAVETAMARLRTALGAPKLIQTVVKRGYRLALDPAADTKYADA, encoded by the coding sequence ATGTACGAGGAACAGCAGCGACCAGAACACGGGCCCCTCGCGGGGTTCACCGTGGGCGTGACGGCCGCGCGCCGGGCCGATGAGCTGGGCGCGTTGCTTCAGCGGCGCGGTGCCAGCGTTCTGCACGCGCCTGCGCTGAGAATCGTGCCGCTCGCCGATGACGGTGAACTCCTCGCGGCCACCAAGGAGATCATCGACCAGGCACCGGACGTGGCCGTCGCCACGACCGCCATCGGGTTCCGCGGATGGATCGAGGCCGCGGAGGGGTGGGGGCTCGGCGAGGCGCTGCTCGGGCGGCTGCGCGGGGTGGAGTTGCTGGCCCGCGGGCCCAAGGTCAAGGGCGCCATCCGGGCCGCCGGGCTCACCGAGGAGTGGTCGCCGTCGAGCGAGTCCATGGCCGAGGTGCTGGACCGGCTGCTGGAGGAAGGGGTCGACGGGCGCCGTATCGCCGTACAGCTGCACGGCGAGCCGCTGCCGGGGTTCGTGGAGGCGCTGCGGGCCGGGGGAGCGGAGGTGCTTCCGGTGCCGGTGTACCGGTGGATGCCGCCGGAGGACATCGGGCCGGTGGACCGGCTGATCGACGCGGCCGTCTCGCGCGGGCTGGACGCGCTCACCTTCACCAGTGCCCCGGCCGCCGTGTCCCTGCTGTCCCGGGCCGAGGAGCGGGGGCTGCTCGCCGAACTGCTCACGGCCCTCAACCACGATGTGCTGCCGGCCTGCGTGGGGCCGGTCACCGCGTTGCCGCTCCAGGCGCGGGGCATCGACACGGTCCAGCCGGAGCGGTTCCGGCTCGGGCCCCTCGTACAGCTGCTGTGCCAGGAACTGCCTGGCCGGGCACGGTCGTTGCCGGTCGCCGGGCACCAAATGGAGATCCGGGGGCACGCGGTGCTGGTGGACGGGGCCCTGAAGCCGGTGCCGCCGGCCGGGATGTCGCTGCTGCGGGCGCTGTCCCGGCGGCCGGGGTGGGTCGTCGCGCGGGCCGAGTTGCTGCGGGCGCTGCCGGGGACCGGGCGGGACGAGCACGCGGTGGAGACGGCGATGGCCCGGTTGCGTACGGCACTCGGGGCGCCGAAGCTGATCCAGACCGTGGTGAAGCGGGGGTACCGGCTGGCACTGGATCCTGCGGCGGACACGAAGTATGCGGATGCGTGA